A single region of the Streptococcus macedonicus ACA-DC 198 genome encodes:
- the gpsA gene encoding Glycerol-3-phosphate dehydrogenase [NAD(P)+], with protein MTRQKVAVLGPGSWGTALAQVLNDNGHDVCLWGNIPDQIEELNTKHTNTRYFKDITISENIKATLNLKEALTDVDAILFVVPTKVTRLVAKQVAETLDHKAVIMHASKGLEPGTHERLSTILEEEIPAELRSEIVVVSGPSHAEETIVRDITLITAASKDHEAAKYVQELFSNNYFRLYTNTDVIGVETAGALKNIIAVGAGALHGLGYGDNAKAAVITRGLAEITRLGVKMGANPLTYSGLSGVGDLIVTGTSVHSRNWRAGDALGRGEKLEDIEKNMGMVIEGISTTKVAYELAKELDVYMPITSAIYKVIYEGGDVRGSILGMMSNDFRSENEWH; from the coding sequence ATGACAAGACAAAAAGTTGCTGTCTTAGGGCCTGGTTCATGGGGAACGGCTCTTGCACAAGTATTAAATGACAACGGACATGATGTTTGTCTTTGGGGAAATATCCCAGATCAAATTGAAGAATTAAATACAAAACACACAAACACTCGCTACTTTAAAGATATTACAATCTCTGAAAATATCAAAGCGACACTCAATTTAAAAGAAGCACTAACAGACGTTGATGCTATTTTATTTGTTGTACCGACCAAGGTAACACGCTTAGTCGCAAAACAAGTAGCTGAAACACTTGACCACAAAGCTGTTATCATGCATGCTTCTAAAGGACTTGAACCTGGCACACACGAACGTCTTTCTACTATTTTAGAAGAAGAAATTCCTGCTGAATTGCGTTCTGAAATCGTTGTTGTCTCTGGACCAAGCCACGCTGAGGAAACAATTGTTCGCGATATTACATTGATTACAGCTGCTTCAAAAGACCACGAAGCTGCTAAATACGTTCAAGAACTCTTTAGCAACAATTATTTCCGACTTTACACTAATACTGATGTTATCGGTGTTGAAACAGCTGGTGCTCTTAAAAATATCATTGCTGTTGGTGCTGGTGCCCTCCACGGTCTTGGATACGGTGATAATGCCAAAGCAGCTGTTATCACACGTGGACTTGCTGAAATCACTCGTCTTGGGGTTAAAATGGGAGCTAATCCACTAACTTATAGCGGACTTTCTGGTGTCGGTGACCTTATCGTGACAGGAACATCTGTTCATTCTCGTAACTGGCGAGCTGGCGACGCACTTGGCCGTGGTGAAAAACTCGAAGACATCGAAAAAAATATGGGTATGGTTATTGAGGGGATTTCAACCACTAAAGTTGCTTATGAACTTGCTAAAGAATTAGATGTTTACATGCCAATCA